From the Pelodiscus sinensis isolate JC-2024 unplaced genomic scaffold, ASM4963464v1 ctg88, whole genome shotgun sequence genome, the window GGCCGGTACCGCATGCCCTTCGCCTGGACGGCCATCCACCTCCTGAACATCGTCAGCACCGCCGGGCCCCTGGAGCGCGACGCCGCGGAGGCCGAGAGCGGTGAGCCCTGCCATCGGCCCCCCGAGCCGGGCCTGGGGCCCaggggctctgccctccctcagtCTGAGCCCTGTGCCCCAGCGTGGCGctaggggctgggctgcagggagggggagggggctcggtggggtctgggctgcagggagggggagggggctcggaggggggcgctgggctgccgggggggactcggtgagggggtgggggtttgggagggtgttgggctgcagggggctgatcTGTAGCCAGGTCCCAGGGATTGGCAGAGGCGCCACCTGGCcctgggggtgcagagggcagcaggttggtgccaggcagctgtggccccaccccagaggtggctgcatttcaatggcAGGCAAGACACCCATCATCTTCTAGCCcggggtgggggagccagggcAGTGCCTGGGGCTTGCTGGGCCGCCCGTGGAGCCCCCCGGCCCGTGGTGAGCGCCCCCCTCCTGTCCCGGCAGAGCGCAGGGGCACCTGGGCAGAGCGCAAGCGGCGGACGCTGGAGCGCGGCAGCGCCGGGGAGGAGCTGGGCAGCTTCGGCAGCTTCCGCCCGGCCACCCTCACCGTCACCAACTTCTTCAAGCAGGTGAcaagcgccccctgctggtcacgGTGGGGATTGCATGGCCCTGTTGGGGGCAGGGCTTAGGGGATAGAGGTGGGGTACTTGGGGCGCAGCTGCTGTGGGTATGGCTGGCCATATTGGATTTGGGGGCAGGGTGATTGGGGGCAGTATGGGATCGGGGGCAGGTCAGTGTGGTGGTATGGACCAACAGGGTTGTATGGACTCGGGGTGGgtagggggaggtgggagaggttaTAGGCTCGGAGAGATGAGGGAGGtatgggctctgggggcgggaaATGAGAGTAAgggctttgggggggcagggagatgggggggtatgggctctgggggcggggcgatggggggggtatgggctctgggggggatgggctctgggggcggggcgatggggggggcatgggctctgggggcggggcgatggggggggcatgggctctgggggcgggggcgatggggggggatgggctctgggggcgggggcccgACGCGGCGGCTCTTCTCGCCCTAACGCCCGCGGGCCCCACGCAGGAAGGCGACCGCCTCAGTGACGAGGATCTCTACAAGTTCCTGGCGGACATGCGGCGCCCGTCCTCGCTGCTGCGCCGCCTGCGGCCTGTCAcaggtgggggtgcggggggggcgggggcaccgAGGGGtcccgcgggggagggggacacgtTGCCTTGCTGGGCGAGGGCCCGTACGCGGCAGTAAGGCccccgggggcggagcctgggggcagccacagagccccGCCCAGAGGGCCGGGCAGCGCGGGGGgcccccaggcccagctcctcacgccccccggcctctcctcccagctcagcTGAAGGTGGACATCTCGCCGGCGCCCGAGAGCCCCCCGTACTGCCTGTCCCCGGAGCTGCTGCACCTCAAGCCCTACCCGGACCCCAGGGTGCGGCCCACCAAGGAGATCCTGGAGTTCCCGGCCCGCGAGGTCTACGTGCCCCACACCACGTACCGGTGGGTCGCTTTAtttcccagggcggggggggcctcACCCACCCGCCGCCAGCTGGCCCCTCGTCTCGCTGGCCCCTCGTCTCGCTGGCCCCTCGTCACGCTGGCCCCGTCCGTCCCGCGGCCGGCTGGCCGGGTGCTCGTGGGGCAGGGGGGCGCCGGGGGCCCGCTCATGTCCTGGTGCggtgctgcagctgctgggggaggaggggagggtgagcgggggctgggcagcaggagggggaggggtgagcccGTGGGGCAGCCAGGCGGGACTGGTGTTGCTGGGacgctgcccttcccccaccctgggcagcgCCCGAGGGAGCCGACCGCTTTGGGCTCcgacaggcctggctctgcccccctggCTCCAGGGCCATGGATCGTAGGCAGCGTGGGCTAGTGGCTAGCACGAGGGCTTTGGGACACATGGGTTATTCCCAGCTGGGCTAGgcccctctgcctcagtttcccctcgggTAGCAGCTTGTGCCTGCCCCCAGCTCATCCGCGCCGAGCTCCCCCGACCCCCCTCACGGGGCCTTACCTGCTCCTGGAGCCGGGCCAGCTGCTGCGCCTGGCGGGCCGctcgctgctgctggtgctgggtCGAGCCCGCCAGGGCCCGGAGGGCGAGGCTCTGCTGCTCCACGTGCAtctggggaggggcaagggggtCAGACCTGGGGGAGCTGAGCGGGTTGGACACGGGCCAGGGGACCCAtggtgcccccccgccccctggctccacttgggttaaccccccccccccccccccccccccgtgccaggcGTCAGCGTCtctcccaggctggggctgggcagatctggcctgcgaGTCCCTGGGGCCCGGCCCTTGGGGCATCCCAACGGGCGTTACCTTGAGAGCAGCCAGCTCCACCGCCCCGTGCCGGGGACCCCTGCGCGCCAGGCTGGCCAGCGTCCGCTCCAGCTCTGTCAGCCGCTCCGCCAGCAGGAGGAGCCCTGCCTGGGCCCCCTGGAGGGCCTGGGTCCCGCCGTGGGTCTGCAGCTGCAGCGCCAGCTCCTCCACCtggcggggggagagcagagggctggggggctcgtCCCTGGGGTGTTGCGAGGGACCCGGGACAGGACATCAAACGCCTCCTGCCCCTGGGTCTGCTGCGGAGGGCAGGGCAAGGCCatgtcgtgcctcagtttccccctctggggCTGGTAATCTTGCCCCGCTCTCCGGACTGATGGTGAAGGGCTGGGTGACGTCCCAAAATCTGCTTGGGCCCCAGGGCCAGGATCCAGGCTGGCCTCCCCTAGGGCTGTGCCGGCACTAACCCAAAGGCCCCGGCCATaatgttggggaaactgaggcatggcacTGGACCCCGAGATCGTGAAGAAGTGACACAGCCAGGAATaaacgctccccctcccccccagtgccatGGGTGGGTACCTTGAGCCCCTGCACTGCCCCGCGCAGCTCctccgccccctgccgggccTGGCGCGCCTGGTGCCACAGGGCCCCCAGCGAGTGCTGGCAGAGCCGGAGCCGGCGCCCggcctgctccagctgctgccccgtGGCGCTGTAGGTCTCGTGCAGCGCCTGGCTGAGCTGTAGCACCCCGTACACCAGGACGTCCAGCTCCTCCTGCGGGGCTGCCcctggggggggccgggccgggccggggggcagcagcgccagcagcagcaccaggctcCGCATGGCTCCGGCGCAGGCAGGCGGGCAATGGCCTGATGCAGACGTGGGATTGGGAGGGCGGCGTGGGGCAGGCTGTCTGGTGAGTGTCTCCTCCCTGCCGCCAGGCAGACTTTGGCAGCTGGCGCTGCGCCCGCCCCCGTCCCGCCGGCCGCCCTGGGTCACGGGGCCCtggccggggcagggcgcttgCGAAAGGGGCGTGCGTCAGGGGGGCAAGGGGAGGTGAAGAGGGCAGCCCACAGGTGTTCACCAGCGCTCCCTGCagctggcgtgggggggggcctggggggcagccATTGATCTCACAGCTAGAGCCCGCTCGCTTCCCCGAGCCACGGAGAGAGCCACggagtcctggctgctgggccctgtgctctaaccgctagcccccactgccctccccgagccacgGAGAGAGCCACggagtcctggctgctgggccctctgctctaaccgc encodes:
- the LOC142825302 gene encoding angiopoietin-like protein 8 — encoded protein: MRSLLSQALHETYSATGQQLEQAGRRLRLCQHSLGALWHQARQARQGAEELRGAVQGLKVEELALQLQTHGGTQALQGAQAGLLLLAERLTELERTLASLARRGPRHGAVELAALKMHVEQQSLALRALAGSTQHQQQRAARQAQQLARLQEQQLQHRTRT